In Flavobacterium okayamense, a single window of DNA contains:
- a CDS encoding PadR family transcriptional regulator produces the protein MKNSQLYKGSLNTIIMKLLEEKGRMYGYEITQKVKEITKGELNITEGALYPALHKLEAEGLLDVEVEKVDNRLRKYYKLTEKGTTETVNRLAELEEFIKNMQTIVNPKLSY, from the coding sequence ATGAAAAATTCCCAATTATATAAAGGAAGTTTAAATACCATTATCATGAAGCTTTTAGAAGAAAAAGGCAGAATGTATGGTTATGAAATTACGCAGAAAGTAAAAGAAATTACAAAAGGCGAATTAAACATTACGGAAGGCGCTTTGTATCCTGCTTTGCATAAATTAGAAGCAGAAGGTTTATTAGATGTTGAGGTTGAAAAAGTAGATAATCGTTTACGAAAGTATTATAAACTAACTGAAAAAGGAACTACGGAAACCGTTAATCGATTAGCAGAATTAGAAGAGTTTATTAAGAACATGCAAACTATTGTGAATCCTAAATTGAGTTATTAA